One Ranitomeya variabilis isolate aRanVar5 chromosome 5, aRanVar5.hap1, whole genome shotgun sequence DNA window includes the following coding sequences:
- the LOC143774861 gene encoding olfactory receptor 1496-like, which yields MENQTIIQYFQIVAFSHSMKNHLLFFALFLFIYLIGLLGNIIIITCVIIDELLHTPMYIFLSNLSAVDMILTSSTLPKLLDILLTGKNSISFGECFTQMCFYIFAACMEDVLLSLMSYDRYVAICKPLYYHLIMKHRNYILYLLSIWMAASVNALFLTMTIYQIDICHSNKMQQFFCDIEALNKIACANIKIHLIMSFEIIILGVIQFFISLSSYIKIISVVLNIPSTTGRKKVFSTCTSHLTVLGTFYGAGMCMYLKPPSEHPQLDLVFSTLYTAVAPMLNPIVYSLRNKEVKVAIKKIIDLK from the coding sequence ATGGAGAACCAAACAATCATTCAGTATTTCCAGATTGTGGCCTTTTCCCATTCAATGAAGAACCATCTTTTATTTTTTGCTCTATTTCTCTTCATTTATTTGATTGGATTACTTGGTAACATCATTATAATCACGTGTGTGATCATTGATGAGCTCCTCCATACACCCATGTACATCTTTCTTAGCAACTTGTCAGCGGTGGACATGATTTTAACTTCATCAACCCTCCCAAAACTGTTGGACATTTTACTCACCGGGAAGAACTCAATATCGTTCGGAGAATGCTTCACCCAAATGTGTTTTTATATATTTGCTGCCTGTATGGAAGATGTGCTGTTGTCGTTAATGTCCTATGACCGATATGTGGCCATCTGTAAACCATTATATTACCACTTAATTATGAAGCATAGGAATTATATATTATATCTATTGAGCATTTGGATGGCGGCCTCTGTTAACGCCTTATTTTTAACGATGACCATTTACCAGATAGATATTTGCCATTCTAATAAAATGCAACAATTTTTTTGTGATATTGAAGCACTCAACAAAATAGCTTGTGCCAATATTAAAATTCATCTTATCATGTCTTTTGAAATCATAATCCTCGGGGTTATCCAATTCTTTATCAGTTTATCATCATACATCAAAATAATATCTGTCGTTCTCAACATTCCTTCTACAACTGGTAGAAAAAAAGTGTTCTCCACCTGCACCTCGCACCTCACAGTTTTGGGTACGTTTTATGGAGCCGGTATGTGTATGTACCTAAAGCCTCCTTCAGAACATCCACAACTTGACTTAGTGTTCTCAACACTGTATACAGCAGTTGCTCCTATGTTAAATCCAATAGTATATAGTTTAAGAAATAAAGAGGTAAAGGTGGCCATAAAGAAAATTATTGACTTGAAATag